A genomic stretch from Hymenobacter psoromatis includes:
- a CDS encoding protease 2 (PtrB; oligopeptidase that cleaves peptide bonds following arginine and lysine residues) has translation MKQLATFGLFCLTALATQAQTTPPQSMPTPPIATLKPKALVSPYGTRTDNYYWLNERENPQVLDYLKAENAYFDQQMAPVKPLEDKLFAEMKGRVKEQDESVPFRDNGYYYYTRYETGGEYPLYCRKAGSLQGTEEVLLNGNQMGQGHSYFAIGGYEVSDNNELLAFSTDTVSRRLYTLRFKNLTTGQLYPERIVNVEGNAVWAADNQTVFYAKKDVTTLLPYQVYRHKLGTDPTQDVLVYEEKDDTFSLHVSRSKSKHYLGIELGSAFSSEYRFLDASNPTGEFTVFAPRTPDLLYDVQDANGRFYVFTNWEAPNFRVMAAPLTSTGRNNWAEVIPQREDVFLEQMELFKNYLVLNEREEGIRQLRVINFKDQIGHVVDFRELAYTTFIGANPEFDTPLLRFTYTSFTTPATTYDYDMAIHKLALLKEQPVLGGFDKKNYVTERKFVTARDGKLIPIAIVYKKGFHKNGQGPVLQYAYGSYGLSMDPTFSSARLSLLDRGFAYVLCNIRGGQELGRQWFEDGRMMRKMNSFTDFIDCSEYLIKEKYTSAAKLFALGGSAGGLLMGAVVNMRPDLYKGVIAAVPFVDVVTTMSDASIPLTTGEYEQWGNPANKPAYDYMLSYSPYDNVKAHNYPNMLVITGLHDSQVQYFEPAKWVAKLRATKTDHNLLLLHTDMDAGHGGASGRFKALHDVARQYAFMFLLLDPKAAL, from the coding sequence ATGAAACAACTTGCTACTTTCGGGCTTTTCTGCCTCACGGCGCTCGCCACGCAGGCGCAGACCACGCCGCCCCAATCTATGCCTACCCCCCCCATTGCTACCCTAAAGCCCAAGGCGCTCGTGTCGCCCTACGGCACGCGCACCGACAATTACTACTGGCTCAACGAGCGCGAAAACCCGCAGGTGCTCGATTACCTCAAGGCCGAAAATGCGTATTTCGACCAGCAAATGGCCCCGGTGAAACCGCTGGAAGACAAGCTGTTCGCCGAAATGAAGGGCCGCGTTAAGGAGCAGGACGAGTCGGTACCGTTCCGCGACAACGGCTACTATTACTACACCCGCTACGAAACCGGCGGCGAGTACCCGCTCTACTGCCGCAAGGCCGGCAGCCTGCAAGGCACCGAGGAAGTGCTGCTCAACGGCAACCAGATGGGCCAGGGCCACAGCTACTTCGCCATCGGCGGCTACGAGGTGAGCGACAACAACGAGTTGCTGGCCTTCAGCACCGACACCGTGAGCCGCCGCCTCTACACGCTGCGCTTCAAAAACCTGACGACCGGCCAGCTTTATCCCGAGAGAATTGTTAATGTGGAGGGCAACGCCGTGTGGGCCGCTGATAATCAGACGGTTTTCTACGCCAAAAAGGACGTAACGACGCTTTTGCCCTACCAGGTGTACCGGCACAAGCTGGGCACCGACCCGACCCAGGATGTGCTGGTATATGAGGAAAAGGACGACACGTTTAGCCTGCACGTAAGCCGCAGTAAGTCAAAGCACTACCTGGGCATTGAGCTAGGGAGCGCGTTCTCCTCCGAATACCGTTTTCTGGACGCTAGCAACCCCACGGGCGAGTTCACGGTGTTTGCGCCGCGCACGCCCGACCTGCTCTACGACGTGCAGGACGCCAACGGCCGCTTCTACGTTTTCACCAACTGGGAGGCACCCAACTTCCGGGTGATGGCCGCGCCGCTCACCAGCACCGGCCGCAACAACTGGGCCGAGGTTATTCCGCAGCGCGAAGACGTGTTTCTGGAGCAGATGGAGCTGTTCAAGAACTACCTGGTGCTGAACGAGCGCGAGGAAGGCATTCGCCAATTGCGCGTTATCAATTTCAAAGACCAGATAGGGCACGTGGTCGATTTCCGCGAGCTGGCTTACACCACGTTTATCGGAGCCAACCCTGAGTTCGACACGCCGCTGCTGCGCTTCACCTACACCTCGTTTACTACCCCCGCCACCACCTACGACTACGACATGGCCATCCACAAGCTGGCGCTGCTGAAGGAGCAGCCGGTGCTGGGCGGTTTCGACAAGAAAAACTACGTGACGGAGCGCAAATTCGTGACCGCGCGCGACGGCAAGCTCATCCCGATTGCGATTGTTTACAAGAAAGGTTTCCACAAAAACGGCCAGGGTCCGGTGCTGCAATACGCCTACGGCTCCTACGGCCTCTCGATGGACCCCACGTTTTCGTCGGCGCGCCTGAGCCTGCTCGACCGGGGCTTTGCCTATGTGCTTTGCAACATTCGGGGTGGGCAGGAGCTTGGCCGCCAATGGTTTGAGGACGGCCGCATGATGCGTAAGATGAACTCATTTACTGACTTCATCGACTGCTCGGAGTATCTCATCAAGGAGAAATACACTTCGGCCGCCAAGCTCTTCGCGCTGGGGGGTAGTGCCGGCGGCCTGCTCATGGGCGCGGTGGTAAATATGCGCCCCGACTTATATAAAGGCGTTATCGCGGCCGTGCCGTTCGTGGACGTGGTAACTACCATGTCGGACGCCAGCATTCCGCTCACCACCGGCGAATATGAGCAGTGGGGCAACCCTGCCAACAAGCCCGCCTACGACTACATGCTCTCGTATTCGCCCTACGACAACGTGAAAGCCCACAACTACCCCAACATGCTGGTAATCACCGGTCTGCACGATTCGCAGGTGCAGTATTTCGAGCCCGCCAAGTGGGTTGCCAAGCTGCGCGCTACCAAAACCGACCACAATTTGCTTTTGCTGCACACCGATATGGACGCTGGCCACGGCGGGGCGTCGGGCCGCTTCAAAGCGCTGCACGACGTGGCCCGGCAATACGCGTTTATGTTCCTGTTGCTCGACCCGAAAGCAGCGCTGTAA
- a CDS encoding 2-oxoglutarate dehydrogenase — MARVEMTMPKMGESIMEGTVLKWLKQVGDAIEQDESVLEVATDKVDTEVPALYAGTLAEILVQEGEVVAVGAPIARIETEAGAAPTPPANPDELEEASAQPPLTKPDHIPLMQPAPAGDESVPYLPGPNAPVAPAAPNKPATMPPANEANPVLPGRFYSPLVLSIAREEGISMSDLERLPGTGQDGRVTKKDILDHVTAGKPSMMPAPAAPTPASAAPAQAPAAAPTAPAPPQPAAAPTPAPAPQPAAPAPSANGQPAPAAPTPPAATKPAPSVSGGQELVEMDRMRKMIAQRMVDSKRISPHVTSFVEADVTELVNWRNKHKDAYKKREGENLTFTPIFIQAVARAIQDYPGINVSVDGDYIIKKKDINIGVAVALPSGNLIVPVIHNADQLNLNGLSKKMNDLANRARQNKLKPEDLAGGTYTLSNVGSFGNVMGTPIIMQPQVAIMAVGAIKKKPAVIETPQGDLIGIRHFMFLSHSYDHRVVDGSLGGMFVRKVADYLEQFDPNTTM, encoded by the coding sequence ATGGCCCGAGTGGAAATGACGATGCCCAAGATGGGCGAATCCATCATGGAAGGCACCGTGCTGAAATGGCTCAAGCAAGTCGGCGATGCCATTGAGCAAGATGAATCGGTGCTGGAAGTAGCCACTGACAAGGTGGATACCGAAGTGCCCGCCCTGTATGCCGGCACGCTGGCCGAGATTCTGGTGCAGGAAGGCGAAGTAGTGGCCGTGGGCGCGCCCATTGCCCGCATCGAAACCGAAGCTGGCGCGGCCCCTACCCCACCCGCAAACCCCGATGAGCTGGAGGAAGCCAGCGCCCAGCCGCCCCTGACGAAGCCCGACCACATCCCGCTGATGCAGCCCGCCCCGGCCGGCGACGAAAGCGTGCCCTATCTGCCCGGCCCCAATGCGCCGGTGGCACCCGCCGCGCCCAACAAGCCGGCCACCATGCCCCCCGCCAACGAGGCCAACCCGGTGCTGCCCGGCCGCTTCTACTCGCCGCTGGTGCTCAGCATCGCCCGCGAAGAAGGCATTAGCATGAGCGACCTGGAGCGCCTGCCCGGCACCGGCCAGGACGGCCGCGTGACCAAGAAAGACATTCTGGACCACGTAACGGCTGGTAAGCCATCGATGATGCCAGCCCCGGCCGCACCGACTCCGGCATCAGCCGCGCCGGCTCAGGCACCAGCCGCCGCCCCGACGGCACCCGCGCCGCCGCAGCCGGCCGCAGCCCCTACCCCCGCCCCAGCGCCCCAGCCTGCCGCGCCGGCCCCTTCGGCCAACGGCCAGCCGGCCCCCGCTGCCCCTACCCCCCCCGCGGCCACCAAGCCCGCGCCCTCGGTGTCGGGCGGCCAGGAGCTGGTGGAGATGGACCGGATGCGCAAGATGATTGCGCAGCGCATGGTGGACTCCAAGCGGATTTCGCCGCACGTCACGAGCTTCGTGGAGGCCGACGTGACGGAGCTGGTGAACTGGCGCAACAAGCACAAGGACGCGTATAAGAAGCGCGAAGGCGAAAACCTGACTTTCACGCCCATCTTCATTCAGGCCGTGGCGCGCGCTATCCAGGACTACCCTGGCATCAACGTGTCGGTGGATGGCGACTACATCATCAAGAAGAAGGACATCAACATTGGCGTGGCGGTGGCGCTGCCCTCGGGCAACCTCATCGTGCCGGTTATTCACAACGCCGACCAGCTCAACCTCAATGGCCTGAGCAAGAAGATGAACGACCTCGCCAACCGCGCCCGCCAGAACAAGCTCAAGCCCGAAGACCTAGCCGGCGGCACTTACACGCTCTCGAACGTGGGCTCGTTTGGTAACGTCATGGGCACGCCCATCATCATGCAGCCGCAGGTGGCCATTATGGCCGTGGGTGCCATCAAGAAAAAGCCCGCCGTGATTGAGACGCCGCAGGGCGACCTCATTGGCATCCGGCACTTTATGTTCCTGAGCCACAGCTACGACCACCGCGTGGTCGATGGCTCGCTCGGCGGCATGTTCGTGCGCAAAGTGGCCGACTATCTGGAGCAGTTCGACCCGAACACTACGATGTAG